Proteins co-encoded in one Gossypium arboreum isolate Shixiya-1 chromosome 11, ASM2569848v2, whole genome shotgun sequence genomic window:
- the LOC108473560 gene encoding pentatricopeptide repeat-containing protein At5g40400, translated as MNLLCELIDFVKDCSNCEDLFESLVSCSKDCNFDAVVFDMLIKGYVRKGMVKEGMRTFTNILEVGYLPSVITCNCLLNGLLRLNFIDQCWLVYEEMGRVGIRPNSYTFNILTNVFCKDGIVDKVNEFLERMEEEGFDPDLVTYNTLISSYCRKERLNDAFDLYRIMYRRGVVPDLVSYTALMNGLCKEGRVREAHQLFHRMVHRGLNPDIVSYNTLISGYCKEGRMQESKYLVHEMIGNGISPDSFTCRVLVEGYRKQGRLVSALNLVVELRRFGVSISSGIYDFLIVSLCREDRPFAAKNILGRISQDGYVPKPDIYNELIKTFCRCNNVADALLVKAEMVRKRIKVNLVAYRALICSSCRIGKTHEAESLMAKMLKSDILPDPHICRVLIQCYCDQMDIDKAESMLSFFAKKFRIFDTESYNVLVSTYTESGDMEKLMELQDRMMKLGFAPNSLTCKYVIHGLLKAKRLYKQKLLGS; from the coding sequence ATGAACTTGTTATGTGAATTGATTGATTTTGTTAAAGACTGTTCAAATTGTGAAGATCTTTTTGAAAGTTTGGTGAGCTGTAGTAAAGATTGTAACTTTGATGCTGTTGTTTTTGATATGCTTATTAAGGGTTATGTGAGAAAGGGTATGGTTAAAGAAGGGATGAGAACCTTTACGAACATTTTGGAAGTCGGCTATTTGCCCTCTGTGATCACTTGCAATTGTCTTTTGAATGGATTGTTGAGGTTGAATTTTATTGATCAGTGTTGGTTAGTGTATGAAGAGATGGGGAGAGTCGGGATTCGACCAAATTCGTACACTTTTAATATATTGACTAATGTTTTTTGCAAAGATGGGATTGTTGATAAGGTTAATGAGTTCTTGGAGAGGATGGAAGAAGAAGGGTTTGATCCTGATTTGGTGACCTATAATACACTGATTAGTAGCTATTGTAGGAAAGAGAGACTCAATGATGCGTTCGATTTGTATCGGATTATGTATCGGAGAGGTGTTGTGCCAGATTTGGTTTCATATACCGCACTGATGAACGGTCTTTGTAAAGAAGGGAGGGTGAGAGAGGCACATCAGTTATTCCATAGAATGGTTCATCGAGGATTGAATCCAGACATTGTGTCGTATAATACTCTTATTTCTGGTTATTGCAAGGAGGGGAGGATGCAAGAGTCGAAGTATTTGGTGCATGAGATGATAGGAAATGGGATTTCCCCTGATAGTTTTACTTGTCGAGTTCTCGTAGAAGGATATCGAAAACAGGGAAGGTTGGTTTCAGCTTTGAATTTGGTTGTAGAGCTAAGGAGATTTGGGGTTTCCATATCATCCGGCATATATGATTTTTTGATTGTTTCTTTATGTCGTGAGGATCGACCATTCGCTGCAAAGAATATCCTTGGGAGAATCTCTCAGGATGGTTATGTACCTAAACCAGATATCTATAACGAATTGATCAAAACGTTCTGCAGATGCAacaatgtggccgatgcattgCTCGTAAAAGCTGAGATGGTTCGTAAGAGAATAAAAGTCAATCTTGTTGCATACAGAGCTCTTATATGCTCATCATGTAGAATAGGTAAAACTCACGAAGCAGAATCCTTGATGGCAAAAATGCTTAAATCTGATATCCTTCCCGATCCACACATATGCAGGGTGCTTATCCAGTGCTACTGCGACCAAATGGATATTGATAAAGCAGAGTCGATGTTGAGCTTCTTTGCCAAGAAATTCCGGATTTTCGATACCGAAAGCTACAATGTTCTTGTGAGTACATATACAGAGAGTGGTGATATGGAGAAGTTAATGGAGCTTCAAGATAGAATGATGAAACTAGGGTTTGCACCTAATAGCTTGACATGCAAATATGTAATCCATGGTTTATTGAAAGCCAAGAGATTGTATAAGCAGAAGTTGCTTGGTTCTTAG
- the LOC108473562 gene encoding zinc finger CCCH domain-containing protein 41-like, with protein MGNEFSRKEEAEAALKAPDAVMGNRFIKLWCANRDRIPDGGINSGSGVSVTSRGLTASVIPAQRKDYFQPIPLNSPKPHSMNGLMVPPAPRKKLETLEQMKEELRKKQELLEQKRKDFRRQLHKLEKQSSGVKGDTEQAAKRQKVDIAVDPAKASTPRSSGPCASGATPCTMGVTDMDKSTENILSHSPKSKRQSCQSAPVGIHPFVLNKYKLDNRPTAFRVISPLPSDFAHVGCSLLFLV; from the exons ATGGGAAACGAG TTTTCAAGGAAGGAAGAGGCAGAAGCTGCTCTGAAGGCACCCGATGCTGTAATGGGTAACCGCTTTATTAAGCTCTGGTGTGCAAATCGGGATAGAATACCTGATGGTGGCATAAACAGTGGCAGTGGTGTGTCAGTAACTTCACGTGGTCTAACAGCTTCTGTTATTCCAGCTCAGAGGAAAGATTATTTTCAACCTATTCCTCTGAATTCCCCCAAGCCTCATAGTATGAATGGTCTCATGGTTCCTCCTGCACCGCGGAAAAAATTAGAGACTTTGGAGCAGATGAAAGAGGAACTACGCAAGAAGCAGGAACTGCTGGAACAGAAGCGGAAGGACTTCCGGCGCCAGTTGCACAAACTTGAGAAACAA TCTAGTGGTGTCAAAGGTGATACTGAACAAGCTGCCAAGAGGCAAAAGGTGGACATTGCGGTTGATCCTGCAAAAGCTTCAACTCCAAGATCCTCTGGACCATGTGCTTCTGGTGCAACACCATGCACAATGGGGGTGACAGATATGGACAAATCAACAGAGAATATTCTGTCCCACAGTCCTAAATCAAAGCGGCAGTCTTGTCAATCAGCACCAGTAGGCATTCATCCATTCGTGTTGAATAAATACAAATTGGATAACAGACCTACTGCTTTTAGAGTTATTTCACCATTGCCTTCTGATTTTGCACATGTTGGTTGCTCTCTCCTTTTCCTTGTCTGA
- the LOC108473561 gene encoding zinc finger CCCH domain-containing protein 41-like isoform X3: MELKVSSPKLAGGSLPDCISDPEEKEVSDDDDDDRNHKHRRRDRHPQSLERDSMDPLFTRPYRKHKKPFETGHPVRENESLAGEAWKNSNGLPPKTDLTSKFDRKHPGFASLPRGDLDLNQRIRSNQTFNRDSGPGRGRGRDNSSWNQHDSRFNFVDIASQMVQPGSVAPGLFARRRLQNVSIAQSPSWSTFGLVPGIPNGSLDTLHPLGLQGVLRPLTNSSLNRCIPRQCCRDFEERGFCLRGDMCPMEHGVNRIVVEDVQFNLPAAVPTAKLLPTPAGPGALPSGVPPSTTLMNSKDLHSKSCKPGMTEEALGMNDTCSTSASGADLYDPDQPLWNNNGLEASAALSGLHSPTIDETESSLNDDIFDHHHGVGSSSITK; encoded by the exons ATGGAGCTGAAAGTTTCATCACCTAAACTTGCTGGTGGTTCTCTTCCTGATTGCATCAGTGATCCAGAGGAGAAAGAGGTcagtgatgatgatgatgatgatcgcAACCATAAGCATCGCAGGCGAGATAGACATCCTCAATCATTAGAGAGAGATTCTATGGACCCACTATTTACAAGACCATACAGAAAGCACAAGAAACCTTTTGAAACTGGGCATCCAGTCAGAGAAAATGAATCTTTAGCAGGTGAAGCCTGGAAAAATTCTAATGGTTTGCCTCCAAAAACTGACTTGACATCTAAGTTTGATAGAAAACACCCTGGATTTGCATCACTTCCTCGAGGAGATTTGGATCTGAACCAGAGAATTAGGTCAAACCAAACATTCAACAGAGATTCTGGTCCTGGTAGGGGAAGAGGAAGGGATAACTCTTCTTGGAATCAACATGATTCTAGGTTCAACTTTGTTGATATTGCTTCTCAAATGGTTCAGCCAGGTTCTGTTGCTCCAGGTCTCTTCGCAAGAAGGAGATTACAAAATGTTTCAATTGCACAAAGCCCATCATGGAGCACCTTTGGGCTTGTGCCAGGAATACCTAATGGTAGCCTAGATACACTTCATCCTCTTGGTTTACAAGGGGTTCTCAGGCCACTGACAAATTCTTCGTTGAATAGGTGCATTCCTCGCCAATGTTGTAGAGACTTTGAGGAGCGTGGATTTTGTCTAAGAGGAGATATGTGCCCAATGGAGCATGGTGTCAATCGTATTGTTGTTGAAGATGTTCAG TTTAACCTTCCTGCTGCAGTTCCAACTGCAAAATTATTGCCAACACCTGCTGGACCTGGAGCACTACCTTCAGGTGTTCCTCCTTCAACCACTTTGATGAACAGCAAGGATCTACACAGCAAAAGCTGCAAGCCTGGAATGACTGAGGAAGCCTTAGGTATGAATGATACTTGTTCTACCAGTGCAAGTGGTGCTGATTTGTATGATCCTGATCAACCCTTGTGGAATAACAATGGCCTGGAAGCATCAGCTGCACTCTCAGGACTACATTCACCCACGATTGATGAAACAGAATCCTCGCTAAATGATGATATCTTTGATCATCATCATG GTGTCGGTTCAAGTTCGATTACTAAATAA
- the LOC108473561 gene encoding zinc finger CCCH domain-containing protein 41-like isoform X1 — MELKVSSPKLAGGSLPDCISDPEEKEVSDDDDDDRNHKHRRRDRHPQSLERDSMDPLFTRPYRKHKKPFETGHPVRENESLAGEAWKNSNGLPPKTDLTSKFDRKHPGFASLPRGDLDLNQRIRSNQTFNRDSGPGRGRGRDNSSWNQHDSRFNFVDIASQMVQPGSVAPGLFARRRLQNVSIAQSPSWSTFGLVPGIPNGSLDTLHPLGLQGVLRPLTNSSLNRCIPRQCCRDFEERGFCLRGDMCPMEHGVNRIVVEDVQFNLPAAVPTAKLLPTPAGPGALPSGVPPSTTLMNSKDLHSKSCKPGMTEEALGMNDTCSTSASGADLYDPDQPLWNNNGLEASAALSGLHSPTIDETESSLNDDIFDHHHGRLCDSTDNILPIKSTGSEGTNLSVWGRIGSSKSRINTVETIFLKTVSTFYFEDENEKWESTPFLKKWF, encoded by the exons ATGGAGCTGAAAGTTTCATCACCTAAACTTGCTGGTGGTTCTCTTCCTGATTGCATCAGTGATCCAGAGGAGAAAGAGGTcagtgatgatgatgatgatgatcgcAACCATAAGCATCGCAGGCGAGATAGACATCCTCAATCATTAGAGAGAGATTCTATGGACCCACTATTTACAAGACCATACAGAAAGCACAAGAAACCTTTTGAAACTGGGCATCCAGTCAGAGAAAATGAATCTTTAGCAGGTGAAGCCTGGAAAAATTCTAATGGTTTGCCTCCAAAAACTGACTTGACATCTAAGTTTGATAGAAAACACCCTGGATTTGCATCACTTCCTCGAGGAGATTTGGATCTGAACCAGAGAATTAGGTCAAACCAAACATTCAACAGAGATTCTGGTCCTGGTAGGGGAAGAGGAAGGGATAACTCTTCTTGGAATCAACATGATTCTAGGTTCAACTTTGTTGATATTGCTTCTCAAATGGTTCAGCCAGGTTCTGTTGCTCCAGGTCTCTTCGCAAGAAGGAGATTACAAAATGTTTCAATTGCACAAAGCCCATCATGGAGCACCTTTGGGCTTGTGCCAGGAATACCTAATGGTAGCCTAGATACACTTCATCCTCTTGGTTTACAAGGGGTTCTCAGGCCACTGACAAATTCTTCGTTGAATAGGTGCATTCCTCGCCAATGTTGTAGAGACTTTGAGGAGCGTGGATTTTGTCTAAGAGGAGATATGTGCCCAATGGAGCATGGTGTCAATCGTATTGTTGTTGAAGATGTTCAG TTTAACCTTCCTGCTGCAGTTCCAACTGCAAAATTATTGCCAACACCTGCTGGACCTGGAGCACTACCTTCAGGTGTTCCTCCTTCAACCACTTTGATGAACAGCAAGGATCTACACAGCAAAAGCTGCAAGCCTGGAATGACTGAGGAAGCCTTAGGTATGAATGATACTTGTTCTACCAGTGCAAGTGGTGCTGATTTGTATGATCCTGATCAACCCTTGTGGAATAACAATGGCCTGGAAGCATCAGCTGCACTCTCAGGACTACATTCACCCACGATTGATGAAACAGAATCCTCGCTAAATGATGATATCTTTGATCATCATCATGGTAGGTTATGTGATAGTACTGATAATATATTGCCAATTAAAAGCACTGGGTCAGAGGGCACAAATTTGTCTGTTTGGGGTAGAATTGGTAGCTCAAAAAGTAGAATAAATACTGTtgaaactatttttttgaaaacggtGTCGACTTTTTATTTTGAAGATGAAAACGAAAAATGGGAGTCGACAccgtttttaaaaaaatggttttga
- the LOC108473561 gene encoding zinc finger CCCH domain-containing protein 41-like isoform X2 → MDPLFTRPYRKHKKPFETGHPVRENESLAGEAWKNSNGLPPKTDLTSKFDRKHPGFASLPRGDLDLNQRIRSNQTFNRDSGPGRGRGRDNSSWNQHDSRFNFVDIASQMVQPGSVAPGLFARRRLQNVSIAQSPSWSTFGLVPGIPNGSLDTLHPLGLQGVLRPLTNSSLNRCIPRQCCRDFEERGFCLRGDMCPMEHGVNRIVVEDVQFNLPAAVPTAKLLPTPAGPGALPSGVPPSTTLMNSKDLHSKSCKPGMTEEALGMNDTCSTSASGADLYDPDQPLWNNNGLEASAALSGLHSPTIDETESSLNDDIFDHHHGRLCDSTDNILPIKSTGSEGTNLSVWGRIGSSKSRINTVETIFLKTVSTFYFEDENEKWESTPFLKKWF, encoded by the exons ATGGACCCACTATTTACAAGACCATACAGAAAGCACAAGAAACCTTTTGAAACTGGGCATCCAGTCAGAGAAAATGAATCTTTAGCAGGTGAAGCCTGGAAAAATTCTAATGGTTTGCCTCCAAAAACTGACTTGACATCTAAGTTTGATAGAAAACACCCTGGATTTGCATCACTTCCTCGAGGAGATTTGGATCTGAACCAGAGAATTAGGTCAAACCAAACATTCAACAGAGATTCTGGTCCTGGTAGGGGAAGAGGAAGGGATAACTCTTCTTGGAATCAACATGATTCTAGGTTCAACTTTGTTGATATTGCTTCTCAAATGGTTCAGCCAGGTTCTGTTGCTCCAGGTCTCTTCGCAAGAAGGAGATTACAAAATGTTTCAATTGCACAAAGCCCATCATGGAGCACCTTTGGGCTTGTGCCAGGAATACCTAATGGTAGCCTAGATACACTTCATCCTCTTGGTTTACAAGGGGTTCTCAGGCCACTGACAAATTCTTCGTTGAATAGGTGCATTCCTCGCCAATGTTGTAGAGACTTTGAGGAGCGTGGATTTTGTCTAAGAGGAGATATGTGCCCAATGGAGCATGGTGTCAATCGTATTGTTGTTGAAGATGTTCAG TTTAACCTTCCTGCTGCAGTTCCAACTGCAAAATTATTGCCAACACCTGCTGGACCTGGAGCACTACCTTCAGGTGTTCCTCCTTCAACCACTTTGATGAACAGCAAGGATCTACACAGCAAAAGCTGCAAGCCTGGAATGACTGAGGAAGCCTTAGGTATGAATGATACTTGTTCTACCAGTGCAAGTGGTGCTGATTTGTATGATCCTGATCAACCCTTGTGGAATAACAATGGCCTGGAAGCATCAGCTGCACTCTCAGGACTACATTCACCCACGATTGATGAAACAGAATCCTCGCTAAATGATGATATCTTTGATCATCATCATGGTAGGTTATGTGATAGTACTGATAATATATTGCCAATTAAAAGCACTGGGTCAGAGGGCACAAATTTGTCTGTTTGGGGTAGAATTGGTAGCTCAAAAAGTAGAATAAATACTGTtgaaactatttttttgaaaacggtGTCGACTTTTTATTTTGAAGATGAAAACGAAAAATGGGAGTCGACAccgtttttaaaaaaatggttttga